The Nocardia sp. NBC_01503 sequence TTGTCGATAGTGGTGTGCCACATACGATTTTGCGGGCCACCCAGTTCCACGAGTTGATCGCCTCGGTACTGCATACCGCGGGGCGGCTCCCGATCGCGCCGTTGCCGTTGGAGTTTCGGTTTCAACCGGTCGCCGCCGCCGATGTCGCCGCGCGGGCGGCCGAGTTGGCGGCGGGGCCGCCGGTGGGGATGGCACCGGACTTCGGCGGGCCCGAGGTGCTGACGCTCGGACAGCTCATCGATACCTGGCGGGCCGTACAGCCGCGGCCGCGGCGGGTTGTCCCGCTGCCGCTGCCCGGACGCATCGCCAGGGGCTTCCGGGCCGGGTACAACACTTGCCCAGAGCACACCGATGGCGTGCAGACGTGGGCGAAGTATGTCGAGTCCGGTCCGGATGATCCTTATGCGGTGGGTGGGTAGCCGGTTATAACCGCTGTTCGGGGGCCGTTCAGCCGGACTCGCC is a genomic window containing:
- a CDS encoding SDR family oxidoreductase codes for the protein MGTFLVTGGTGVLGRIIVERLGEQGHETRVLSRRAGAGTHTGDLETGAGVAQAMAGVDGVVHAASNARKVGSTDVAQTDTVVRAAAAAGVGNLVYVSIVGIDRIPFRYYRNKLECERRIVDSGVPHTILRATQFHELIASVLHTAGRLPIAPLPLEFRFQPVAAADVAARAAELAAGPPVGMAPDFGGPEVLTLGQLIDTWRAVQPRPRRVVPLPLPGRIARGFRAGYNTCPEHTDGVQTWAKYVESGPDDPYAVGG